From Paucibacter aquatile, the proteins below share one genomic window:
- the def gene encoding peptide deformylase encodes MAVHEILKMGDSRLLRVAQPVTNFGTPELRSLIADMFETMKAANGAGLAAPQIGVDLRLVIFGYQSNVRYPDAPPVPPTVLINPEIELLGSADEEGWEGCLSVPGLRGVVPRHARLRYRGFDAEGQAFEREAEGFHARVVQHECDHLDGVLYPMRVKDFSRFGFTSVLFPELDPAADD; translated from the coding sequence ATGGCCGTGCATGAAATCCTGAAGATGGGCGATTCGCGCCTGTTGCGCGTGGCCCAGCCGGTCACGAACTTCGGCACGCCCGAGCTGCGCAGCCTGATCGCCGACATGTTCGAGACCATGAAGGCCGCCAACGGCGCCGGCCTGGCCGCGCCGCAGATCGGTGTCGACCTGCGCCTGGTCATCTTTGGCTACCAGAGCAATGTGCGCTATCCGGACGCGCCGCCTGTGCCGCCGACCGTGCTGATCAACCCCGAGATCGAGCTGCTCGGCTCGGCCGATGAAGAGGGCTGGGAAGGCTGCCTCTCGGTGCCGGGCCTGCGCGGCGTGGTGCCGCGTCATGCGCGCCTGCGCTACCGCGGCTTTGACGCCGAAGGCCAGGCCTTCGAGCGCGAGGCCGAAGGCTTCCATGCCCGCGTGGTCCAGCATGAGTGCGACCACCTCGACGGCGTCCTCTATCCCATGCGGGTCAAGGATTTCAGCCGCTTTGGCTTCACCTCGGTGCTGTTCCCGGAGCTGGACCCGGCGGCAGACGACTGA
- a CDS encoding MBL fold metallo-hydrolase, with translation MHDFVQPLGHGIYAIDTGFQRPQFDAAYLMVEAGRAAFIDTGTNHAVPRLLAALGDLGLSPEAVDWVIPTHVHLDHAGGVGQLMQSLPQARLVVHPRGLRHLIDPTALYMGAKAVYGEAEMQRSYGRLVPVPAERSQASSDGETLHLAGRPLLLLDTPGHARHHHCIWDAHSRGCFTGDTFGLSYREFDTPQGAWALPTSTPVQFEPEALRASMDRLLALQPTQMFLTHYSRVGGSVAEVQRLGQLLREQIDEMVALAHAAPFGASPERHAFLKTGLEAIYLPRLHAHGCTQSLVAQLGLLEMDIELNAQGLGVYLDKRAAAA, from the coding sequence ATGCACGATTTTGTCCAGCCCCTCGGCCATGGCATCTATGCCATCGACACCGGTTTCCAGCGCCCGCAGTTCGACGCCGCCTACCTGATGGTGGAGGCCGGCCGCGCCGCCTTCATCGACACCGGCACCAACCACGCGGTGCCGCGCCTGTTGGCGGCACTGGGCGATCTGGGCCTGAGCCCGGAAGCGGTGGACTGGGTGATCCCCACTCATGTGCATTTGGACCATGCCGGCGGCGTGGGCCAGCTGATGCAGTCCCTGCCCCAGGCGCGCCTGGTCGTGCACCCGCGCGGCCTGCGCCATCTGATCGACCCGACCGCGCTCTACATGGGCGCCAAGGCGGTCTACGGCGAGGCCGAGATGCAGCGCTCCTACGGCCGCCTCGTGCCGGTGCCGGCCGAGAGGTCCCAGGCCAGCAGCGATGGCGAGACTCTGCACCTGGCCGGCCGCCCCCTGCTCTTGCTGGACACCCCCGGCCATGCGCGCCACCACCACTGCATCTGGGACGCGCACAGCCGCGGCTGCTTCACCGGCGACACCTTCGGCCTGAGCTACCGCGAGTTCGACACCCCGCAAGGTGCTTGGGCCTTGCCGACCAGCACGCCGGTGCAGTTCGAGCCCGAGGCACTGAGAGCCTCGATGGATCGCCTGCTGGCTCTGCAGCCCACGCAGATGTTCCTGACCCACTACAGCCGCGTCGGCGGCAGCGTGGCCGAGGTGCAGCGCCTGGGCCAGCTGCTGCGCGAGCAGATCGACGAGATGGTGGCCCTGGCCCATGCCGCGCCATTCGGCGCCAGCCCCGAGCGCCACGCTTTTCTGAAAACCGGGCTGGAGGCGATCTACCTGCCGCGCCTGCATGCCCACGGCTGCACGCAAAGCCTGGTGGCGCAGCTGGGCCTGCTGGAGATGGACATCGAGCTCAACGCCCAAGGCCTGGGCGTCTACCTCGACAAGCGCGCGGCGGCAGCCTGA
- a CDS encoding solute carrier family 23 protein, with translation MSRIFQWREVPAQDRQAVQTDERLPWPQTLAMGLQHVIAMFGATVLAPLLMGFDPNVAILMSGIGTLIFFLMVGGRVPSYLGSSFAFIGVVIAATGYTGAGPNANIGLALGGIIACGAVYFAIGALVSWLGTGWIERLMPPVVTGAVVAVIGLNLAAIPIKNMAPTGFDAWMQGATFLSVALVAVYSRGMAQRLLILLGLLAASLLYALLTNGLGLGKPIDLSGVASAAWVGLPRFASPVFEPQALLLIVPVVVVLVAENLGHLKAVSAMTGRNLDADMGRAFMGDGLATMVSGAAGGTGVTTYAENIGVMAATRIYSTAIFVIAGLLGVLLGFSPKFGALIQAIPLAVMGGVSIVVFGLITVAGAKIWVDKRVDFSDSRNLLVVAITLVLGTGDYTLKLGSFALGGIGTATFGAILLYALLSLGRKD, from the coding sequence ATGAGCCGAATTTTCCAATGGCGTGAGGTACCGGCCCAAGACAGGCAAGCGGTACAGACCGACGAGCGCCTGCCCTGGCCGCAGACCCTGGCCATGGGCTTGCAGCATGTGATCGCCATGTTCGGCGCCACCGTGCTGGCGCCCCTGCTGATGGGCTTCGACCCCAATGTCGCCATCCTGATGAGCGGCATCGGCACCCTGATCTTCTTCCTCATGGTGGGCGGCCGCGTGCCCAGCTATCTGGGATCGAGCTTTGCTTTCATCGGCGTGGTGATCGCCGCCACTGGCTACACCGGCGCGGGGCCTAACGCGAATATCGGACTGGCTCTGGGCGGCATCATCGCCTGCGGCGCGGTCTACTTTGCGATCGGCGCCCTGGTGTCCTGGCTGGGCACGGGCTGGATCGAGCGCCTGATGCCGCCGGTGGTGACCGGCGCCGTGGTGGCCGTGATCGGCCTGAACCTGGCTGCCATTCCGATCAAGAACATGGCGCCCACGGGCTTCGATGCCTGGATGCAAGGCGCCACCTTTTTGAGCGTAGCCCTGGTCGCGGTGTACAGCCGCGGCATGGCCCAGCGCCTGCTGATCTTGCTGGGTCTGCTGGCCGCCAGCTTGCTCTACGCGCTGCTGACCAACGGCCTGGGCCTGGGCAAGCCGATCGACCTGTCGGGCGTGGCGAGCGCCGCCTGGGTGGGCCTGCCGCGTTTTGCCAGCCCGGTCTTCGAGCCCCAGGCCCTGCTGCTGATCGTACCGGTGGTGGTGGTGCTGGTGGCCGAAAACCTCGGTCACCTGAAAGCCGTCAGCGCCATGACCGGCCGCAACCTCGACGCCGACATGGGCCGAGCCTTCATGGGCGACGGCCTGGCCACCATGGTCAGCGGTGCCGCCGGCGGCACCGGCGTGACCACCTATGCCGAGAACATCGGCGTCATGGCCGCCACTCGCATCTACTCGACCGCCATCTTCGTGATCGCCGGCCTGCTGGGCGTGCTGCTGGGCTTCAGCCCCAAATTCGGGGCGCTGATCCAGGCGATTCCGCTGGCGGTGATGGGCGGAGTCAGCATCGTTGTCTTCGGCCTGATCACCGTGGCCGGCGCCAAGATCTGGGTGGACAAGCGAGTGGACTTCAGCGACAGCCGCAACCTGCTGGTGGTCGCCATCACTCTGGTGCTGGGCACGGGCGACTACACCTTGAAGCTGGGCAGCTTTGCGCTGGGCGGCATCGGGACCGCCACCTTCGGCGCCATCCTGCTCTACGCCCTCCTGTCACTGGGACGCAAGGACTGA